DNA sequence from the Bradyrhizobium diazoefficiens genome:
ACTTCGGCAGCATCGAACGGTGGCGGAGAGAGTTTGCGGCGATGGGTAAGGCCGAGGGCGGTGGTTCGGGTTGGGTGATCCTTTCCTATTCTCCGCGCAACAAGCGGCTCGTCAATCAATGGGCCGCCGACCACACGACGACGCTTGCCGGCGGTCGTCCCGTGCTGGTGCTCGATATGTACGAGCATGCCTATCACATGGATTTCGGTGCCGCGGCAGCGCGCTATGTCGACATCTACATGGAGGCCATTCGCTGGGCCAATGCCTCCGCGCTCTACGATCAGTATGCGAGGGAAAGCTGAGGAGAGATGAGATGAGGGGGAACTTGCGAATGAGAAACCTTGCTGTCGCAATGTCCGTACTGGCCGGTCTGCTGGCCAGCGAACAGGCGGCTCGCGCGCAAACCTGCAAGGTTTGCGTCGAACAGCGAGCGGCCTGCATGAAGAACTATGCCGGTCCCGCCTGCAAGACCGAGTACCAGACGTGTCTGAAGGCTTGCAAGAAGTGAGGATGGCGGAATCGAAAAACCTACTTGCGAAGTGTCTCATCGCGGCACTCGCGACCGGCGTCGGGGGTTCGGTTGCCCTCGACGCCGGCTCTGTCGCGGCGGCAAATCCTCGAAAGCTGACCGGGGTTGAAATTCGCAACCGTTTCGCCGGTAGGCAGCTTACTGACGAGGTTCACTATCGCCTTGTCTACGGGCAAGACGGCACGCTGCGCAGCTACGCGATGGGCGTAAAGAAGGTAGGCAAATGGGTCGTCGAGGAGGACGAGCTTTGCCTTCACCTCGGGGAGAGTGACGACGGTTGTTACCAGGTGACGCTGAGCGGCGAACAGATCGAATTGATTCCGACGGGGCTGGGCGGCTCAATCGATGGCATTTTGCAGCCCGCATATTACGGAAATGGGGACAAGTGATGACGACGACAACGACGAGCACCGACAAAGCGCGAATGGGCGAGTTGGTGCGCTATTTCCTTCGGCTTGGGTGCCTGGGCTTTGGCGGGCCGGTGGCGCTGGTCGGCCAGATGGAGCGCGAACTCGTCAACGAGAAGAAGTGGCTGACGAAAGAGCAGATGCGCGAGGCCATCGCGATCTGCCAGTCGCTGCCGGGACCGCTGGCGATCCAGGTCGGGGTCTATGTTTCATATCTGCGCGCCGGCTTCTGGGGCGCCTGGGCCGGCGGCTGGGCCTTCATCCTGCCGAACTTCATTATCGTTGCCTCGCTCGGCGCACTCTATGTTTACCTCGGTGATCTCCAGCCCGTCACCGCCATCTTTTATGGGGTGAGCCCGGCGGTCATCGCGCTGATCCTGCATTCCTGCTACCGGCTTGCCAGGCTCGGTATGGAGGATTGGCTGCAATGGGCCATTGCCGCGGTCTGCTTTGTCGTGACTGTGATCCTGCAGGCCGAGGTCGCGTTGCTGTTCATCGGCGCCGGCATCGTCGGCATTCTCTATTACGGTTCGCTGTTCAAGCGTACGCCGGCGGCGTTGAGCGTCACCGCTCCGGTTCTGGCGCAGCTTGTGCCAACCGCGTCGAACTCGATCCTCGGAAAACTGCTGTTGTTCTTCCTCAAGGCAGGCTCGCTGACCTTCGGCAGCGGCCTCGTGATCGTGCCCTTCCTGGAGCAGGGTCTGGTGCAGCAGTTCGGTTGGCTTGATCAAAGGCAGTTCCTGATCGCGGTCGCGATCGGGATGATCAGTCCCGGCCCGGTGGTGATCACCGCGACCTTCGTCG
Encoded proteins:
- the chrA gene encoding chromate efflux transporter, which produces MTTTTTSTDKARMGELVRYFLRLGCLGFGGPVALVGQMERELVNEKKWLTKEQMREAIAICQSLPGPLAIQVGVYVSYLRAGFWGAWAGGWAFILPNFIIVASLGALYVYLGDLQPVTAIFYGVSPAVIALILHSCYRLARLGMEDWLQWAIAAVCFVVTVILQAEVALLFIGAGIVGILYYGSLFKRTPAALSVTAPVLAQLVPTASNSILGKLLLFFLKAGSLTFGSGLVIVPFLEQGLVQQFGWLDQRQFLIAVAIGMISPGPVVITATFVGYLVAGFWGSLVSTIGIFLPSFLLVLIAAPLLARHRGNPNVQGFVKGAYAAAIGTILGACVLLGRVAIGDWLTALIGLVSIAILFRWKVSNPLLIAATAAVGLIAYPILQPGWVMVH
- a CDS encoding Fe-Mn family superoxide dismutase gives rise to the protein MTYQVKPLPFDPKSISGISEKVLVSHYENNYGGAVKRLNAINAQLAELDFAKAPNFLINGLKREELIAANSMILHEIYFDGLGGASRPGGALAEAITRDFGSIERWRREFAAMGKAEGGGSGWVILSYSPRNKRLVNQWAADHTTTLAGGRPVLVLDMYEHAYHMDFGAAAARYVDIYMEAIRWANASALYDQYARES